A genomic window from Salinicoccus sp. RF5 includes:
- a CDS encoding YtxH domain-containing protein, protein MDNKLIPAVLIGAVVGAGLSLIDKNTRQSVLSRSKDLKYYAQNPDEAKNKLSSDSGQPSKIEGLKDEIMFWKETIEEIRQNNPELEQSIKDAKDTFQKKREQKQLN, encoded by the coding sequence ATGGATAACAAATTGATACCCGCTGTTCTCATTGGAGCAGTCGTAGGTGCTGGACTCAGCCTGATCGACAAAAATACAAGACAATCCGTACTCAGCCGTTCGAAGGACCTGAAGTACTATGCACAGAATCCGGATGAGGCGAAGAATAAACTTTCCTCCGATTCCGGTCAACCATCCAAGATCGAAGGACTCAAGGATGAAATCATGTTCTGGAAGGAAACAATTGAAGAGATCAGACAGAACAACCCTGAACTTGAACAATCCATCAAGGATGCGAAAGATACATTCCAGAAGAAGCGTGAACAGAAGCAGTTGAACTGA
- a CDS encoding DUF1128 family protein, with amino-acid sequence MNKADMLKEIEESLNVVNKGLFNADDFDDGNTEEIREIHEMVTGRNQITAIEQSAIIEELSKLRK; translated from the coding sequence ATGAACAAGGCGGATATGCTGAAAGAGATAGAAGAATCGCTGAATGTTGTAAACAAGGGGCTTTTCAATGCGGATGATTTCGACGATGGGAACACTGAGGAAATCCGGGAGATCCACGAGATGGTGACGGGCAGGAACCAGATAACGGCAATCGAGCAGTCGGCAATCATCGAAGAGCTTTCAAAACTGAGGAAATGA
- a CDS encoding aminopeptidase, which translates to MTQFEEKLEKYADLLVDVGLNVQPDGRVFIRGAQDALPLIRLVTEKAYQKGAKEVKVVLSDDRLTQLHAKNQSKEELSMIHQWAIDERMFYSDEKAGFLSITSSSPELLKDVDPEKLQAMQVASGRAFKDFSNRIQSDYHSWCVAGYPSVEWARLVFPDKDDEAAVEALMDLIFYTVRADVDNPVAAWEQHDATLHEKVDYLNARKYKALRYEAPGTDLVIGLPKGHLWAGASSLNADGEKFMANMPTEEVFSVPDRNRVDGYVSNTLPLSHGGNLIDDFKLTFKDGRVVDFEAGRGYEVLKNILDADEGARHLGEVALVPDDSPISNAGKLFYNTLFDENASCHIALGSAYAFCLEGGKSMSREELEAAGLNDSITHVDFMIGSDQLDIYGITEEGTEEKVFEKGNWAF; encoded by the coding sequence ATGACACAATTTGAAGAGAAACTTGAAAAATATGCAGATCTGCTCGTGGACGTGGGACTCAATGTCCAGCCGGATGGCCGGGTATTCATCAGGGGGGCCCAGGACGCACTCCCGCTGATCAGACTCGTGACCGAGAAAGCCTACCAGAAAGGTGCAAAGGAAGTGAAGGTCGTCCTTTCCGATGACAGGCTGACGCAGCTGCATGCCAAAAACCAGTCCAAGGAGGAACTGAGCATGATCCACCAATGGGCCATAGATGAGCGGATGTTCTACTCGGATGAAAAGGCCGGGTTCCTGAGCATCACCTCCTCATCACCGGAACTGCTGAAGGATGTGGATCCGGAGAAGCTGCAGGCAATGCAGGTGGCTTCAGGCCGTGCTTTCAAAGATTTCTCGAACCGCATCCAGTCGGACTACCACAGCTGGTGTGTGGCAGGCTATCCGTCCGTCGAATGGGCAAGGCTGGTGTTCCCAGATAAGGATGATGAAGCGGCTGTTGAAGCACTGATGGACCTCATCTTCTATACCGTCCGTGCAGATGTCGACAATCCTGTAGCGGCATGGGAGCAGCATGATGCAACGCTCCACGAGAAGGTGGACTACCTGAATGCCAGGAAGTATAAGGCGCTCAGATATGAAGCACCAGGCACAGACCTCGTAATCGGTCTGCCAAAAGGCCATCTGTGGGCCGGCGCCTCCAGCCTGAATGCAGATGGTGAGAAGTTCATGGCGAACATGCCGACCGAAGAGGTGTTCAGTGTACCGGATCGCAACCGGGTGGACGGCTATGTATCCAATACGCTGCCGCTCAGCCATGGAGGCAATCTGATCGATGACTTCAAGCTGACATTCAAGGACGGCAGAGTCGTCGATTTCGAAGCGGGCAGAGGATATGAAGTGCTGAAGAACATACTGGATGCCGATGAAGGGGCAAGACACCTTGGAGAGGTGGCGCTGGTGCCTGATGATTCACCGATCTCCAATGCGGGTAAACTCTTCTACAACACACTGTTCGACGAAAATGCCTCATGTCACATCGCTCTCGGCAGTGCCTATGCTTTCTGTCTCGAAGGGGGCAAGTCCATGTCACGGGAAGAACTGGAGGCGGCGGGACTCAACGATTCTATCACGCACGTCGACTTCATGATCGGTTCCGACCAGCTGGACATATACGGCATCACTGAAGAGGGTACGGAAGAGAAAGTGTTTGAAAAAGGAAACTGGGCCTTTTAA
- a CDS encoding acyl-CoA thioesterase encodes MEKKMSESYTVKTSNVMPPDTNNHHTLYGGRLMAYIDDVAAIAARRHSRSKVVTASIDSVDFLEPIHLGDVVILEALVTHTGKSSMEILVKVSKEQLENGTEKKLAAFSFLTFVALDDDLKPLEVPTLIPDNERLKWLDETGEERAEHRRHRRERSKALREFFATDLFD; translated from the coding sequence ATGGAAAAGAAAATGTCGGAATCCTATACAGTCAAGACATCAAACGTCATGCCGCCGGATACGAACAATCATCATACATTGTACGGAGGCAGGCTGATGGCATACATAGATGACGTGGCAGCAATCGCTGCACGCCGTCATTCTCGTTCAAAGGTGGTGACCGCTTCAATCGACTCGGTCGATTTTCTGGAGCCGATCCATCTTGGGGACGTCGTCATCCTCGAGGCACTGGTGACCCATACGGGGAAATCCTCGATGGAAATTCTGGTCAAGGTTTCGAAGGAACAGCTAGAGAACGGTACAGAAAAGAAGCTTGCCGCCTTCAGCTTCCTTACATTCGTTGCGTTGGATGATGACCTCAAGCCTCTGGAAGTACCGACGCTCATCCCTGATAACGAGCGCTTGAAATGGCTCGATGAGACGGGGGAGGAACGTGCGGAGCACCGTCGCCATAGAAGGGAACGTTCGAAGGCATTGCGCGAGTTCTTTGCGACAGATCTTTTTGACTAG